A region from the Danaus plexippus chromosome 26, MEX_DaPlex, whole genome shotgun sequence genome encodes:
- the LOC116774365 gene encoding alpha-(1,3)-fucosyltransferase C-like, which produces MSWLNIRLDRKMSLKHLISIRSFLMITFIVFTLSMICIQFVNNSFIESDSLVQEVIENVGRDLRYADIYRRADKLSKNLKYMLIWSGAEDAPLSYFGGGQRKFLEKNCTNINCYVTTDRNFFNGDTTKFDAIAFNGRTITTMGKSQLPKRRSHHQKFIYFNMESADNYPLCSAYFDDFFNWTATYRLDSDIPLTYIQIRDNNGTVVGPKKDMKWVDMGFLEDEELELRMQNKTKAVAWFVSHCKTRSKRKDYAIQLKKALYSFGFSVDIYGKCGPFKCPRHKEETCFSLLERDYAFYLSFENSFAEDYVTEKILTALQHTTVPIVRGGADYSRFLPPGSYVDATKVTPNVLASEIVHIMMNTKYYSQFFRWWSHYSYRDPSQSDHICALCDALNDESKRAKTSTYKNFRKWWNTNNRCK; this is translated from the exons ATGTCCTGGTTGAATATTCGACTGGATCGAAAGATGTCATTAAAGCACTTAATATCTATACGATCTTTTCTCATGATAACCTTCATTGTCTTTACACTGTCGATGATATGTATTCAATTCGTAAATAACAGCTTTATTGAATCTGATTCATTGGTCCAAGAAGTCATAGAAAATGTTGGAAGAGATTTAAGATACGCCGATATCTACAGGAGAGCTGACAAACTGTCGAAAAACCTTAAGTACATGTTGATTTGGTCTGGGGCAGAAGACGCCCCGTTATCATACTTTGGCGGTGGTCAAAGAAAATTTCTTGAGAAAAACTGTaccaatataaattgttacgtCACAACAGATAGGAATTTCTTCAATGGGGATACGACGAAATTTGACGCGATCGCCTTTAATGGCCGTACTATTACAACAATGGGGAAGTCTCAGCTTCCGAAACGTCGATCACATcaccaaaaatttatttacttcaatatGGAATCGGCTGATAATTACCCTTTATGTTCAGCTTATTTTGATGATTTCTTTAACTGGACAGCAACCTACAGATTGGATTCAGATATACCGCTTACTTACATTCAAATCAGGGATAATAATGGAACAGTCGTTGGACCAAAGAAAGATATGAAGTGGGTAGATATGGGTTTTCTTGAAGATGAAGAATTAGAATTGAGGATGCAGAACAAAACCAAAGCAGTTGCCTGGTTCGTGTCGCACTGTAAAACGAGAAGTAAGAGAAAAGACTATGCCATCCAATTGAAAAAAGCTTTGTATTCATTCGGTTTCTCTGTGGACATATATGGTAAATGTGGTCCTTTTAAGTGTCCAAGGCATAAGGAGGAAACATGTTTTTCACTTTTGGAAAGAGATTACGCTTTTTATCTCTCTTTCGAAAACTCTTTTGCCGAAGATTACGTAACGGAGAAGATACTTACTGCTTTACAGCATACAACCGTACCAATTGTGCGTGGTGGTGCCGATTACTCCAg ATTTCTACCTCCTGGATCTTACGTCGACGCCACTAAGGTCACACCCAATGTTTTGGCTTCCGAGATTGTTCACATTATGATGAATACAAAGTACTACAGTCAGTTCTTCAGATGGTGGTCGCATTACAGTTACAGAGACCCGTCTCAATCGGATCACATTTGTGCATTGTGTGATGCACTTAACGATGAAAGCAAAAGAGCAAAAACTAGTACTTACAAAAACTTTCGGAAATGGTGGAACACTAACAATAGgtgtaaataa